GAGCATGTGTTTCAGTTGCTCAAGCGCGTCACGGCCGACCAGCCTTGCGATATCACGGGGATTGCGGACTACCGCATGATTGATGAATGCAACGGTATTCAGTGGCCGTTCGCGAAGGGGGCGGATTTGAGCAGCGAGCGTCGGCTGTTTGAGGACGGCCGGTTTTATCACGCGGACAGCCGGGCGCGGTTTATCTTTGAGCGCGGGCGGCCGATGCCCGAGCCGGTGAACGAGGCGTATCCGTTCGTGCTGCTGACCGGCCGAGGCAGCAGTTCGCAGTGGCATACGCAGACGCGGACGAGTAAGTCGTCGGTGTTGCGCAAGCTTTATCCGCAACGGGTGTACGTCGAAATGCACCCGGCGGACGTGCGTCGGCTTGGTATTGAAGCGGGCGAACAGGTGTCGGTCGCGTCGCGGCGCGGGGCGTTGCAGGCGATCGCGTTTGTGACGCCAACCGTGCAGCGCGGGCAGGTGTTCGTGCCGATGCACGATGCGCAGACCAATCGGCTGACCGACCCGGTGTTTGATCCGTATTCGCGACAGCCGGCGTACAAGGCGTGCGCGGTGTCGGTTCGGCGTGTGGCGCATTGGGAAAGGCAGGCTATCGAATGAGCAGTGAGCAAGCAGATAACGTTGCGTTGACGATCGAACAACAGCAATACCTGGCCGGCTTCGCGGTGGGTAGCGGCATTGGTGGTTCGCGTGCCGCTGACGGTGGCGGTGGCGGTGACTCGCCAGGATCAACAGAGGCGTATGCGGGGCCGGACGCGATTCATCGCGCGGCGCAGGATCGCACGGTTGCGGCCGGGGGGAAGCTGTGCAAGGAAGAGAAGGCGAAGCGGAAGCAGCATGCGCTGGATATGTGGGACGACCTTGTCGCGCGAGCGAAGCGCGGCGAGTTCCCTAAAGGGACGGATGTGTTGCTGACGAAGTTTCACGGCATGTTTTATGTCGCGCCGGCGCAGGACTCGTACATGTGCCGTATGCGCTTGCCGGGGGGCATCATTCGCAGCGCGGCGTTTCGCGGTGTGGCGGATATCGCCGACGCGCACGCGGGCGGGTATGCCCATGTAACCACGCGGGCGAACCTTCAGATTCGCGAGATCCCCGCCAGCGATCCGGCGCATGTGATCACAAAGCTGCTGGACCTGGGGATCGTGACGCGCGGCTCGGGGGCGGACAACATTCGTAACATCACCGCCAGTCCGACGGCGGGGATTGATCCGCATGAGTTGTACGACACGCGCGAGCTGGCGCGTGAGATGCATCATCACATCCTCAACCATCGCGAGCTTTACGGCCTGCCACGGAAGTTCAACATCGCCTTCGACGGCGGCGGCTGCATCTCCAGCCTCGCCGAGACGAACGACGTCGGCTATGCGGCGGTGCGTGTGGCCGACGAACAGGCAAGCGACGACTTCCCGTCGGGCGTCTACTTCCGCTTGCAACTCGGCGGCATCACCGGCCACGGCGACTTCGCGCGCGATACGGGCATCATGCTTCGGCCGGAGCAGTGCGTGCCGGTGGCGTCGGCGATCGTTCGCGTGTTTATTCAGCATGGCGATCGCACAGACCGTAACAAGGCACGGCTGAAGTACCTGCTTGATGACTGGGGCTTTGACAAGTTCATCGAGCATGTCGAAACGGAGTATGGGGAGGCGCTGCCACGCTTCGCGGTTGAAGCGTGTGAGCCGCGGATGCAGGCGAGGGCTGACGCGCATGTCGGTGTGCATGAACAGAAGCAGGCGGGG
The genomic region above belongs to Phycisphaerales bacterium AB-hyl4 and contains:
- a CDS encoding NirA family protein, producing the protein MSSEQADNVALTIEQQQYLAGFAVGSGIGGSRAADGGGGGDSPGSTEAYAGPDAIHRAAQDRTVAAGGKLCKEEKAKRKQHALDMWDDLVARAKRGEFPKGTDVLLTKFHGMFYVAPAQDSYMCRMRLPGGIIRSAAFRGVADIADAHAGGYAHVTTRANLQIREIPASDPAHVITKLLDLGIVTRGSGADNIRNITASPTAGIDPHELYDTRELAREMHHHILNHRELYGLPRKFNIAFDGGGCISSLAETNDVGYAAVRVADEQASDDFPSGVYFRLQLGGITGHGDFARDTGIMLRPEQCVPVASAIVRVFIQHGDRTDRNKARLKYLLDDWGFDKFIEHVETEYGEALPRFAVEACEPRMQARADAHVGVHEQKQAGLRYVGVVLPVGRIETDQMRAVADIAERYGSGTIRLTVWQNLLISDVKETDMPAVQEALLAANLTWQANSIRAGLVACTGSRGCKFAAGDTKGHALAIAEALEDKLELDQPINIHLTGCHHSCAQHYIGDIGLLATKVESRPGSDEMVEGYHVYVGGGHGEQANIGRALAADIPHDELPALLERLLQGYMREREGDESFYAFARRHEVEQLKAMVEGQVVG